Genomic DNA from Hypomesus transpacificus isolate Combined female chromosome 19, fHypTra1, whole genome shotgun sequence:
CCCTATCAAAGCATTTCTCTTGTTGCGAATGCAAGGAGCCTTTTTGGAGAGCACCACGGCGATATATCTGTCCACTGACATTGCCACGAGCGTGAAGATGCTAACAAGCATGCTCACCGTCACAAAATAGTGCACAGATTTACACAAAAAAGCTCCAAATATCCATTCTGGTAGGGAGTAAATAGTTGCCTGAAACGGGACACAAAAAAGTAGGAAACTAAGGTCAGCAATGCTGAGATTCAGGATGAAAATATTTGTAGTACTTCTCGAGCGCCTTGACTTGATTTTTCCTATTACAATCATGACCAGCGTGTTGCCAACAATTCCAAGGAAAAATATACACCCAAAAACCACTGGAACAATGACAACCTCGGGGCCACCTTGATTGTCGTTGGCATCTATCGTCCGGTTCGTGTCCAATGCTCCCGACCAGATGAACGTTTCATTCGTCGGCCAATGCATGGTTCCACACTCGCGCTCGGACAGAAGTTACAAAATACCAGCGGTCTTATCTCCGGTGAAAGAGGTGACTGTGCCCAGATCCAACCCACGGATAATAGTGGCACAGGCTACCACGGTCAGGCTTGAGAGCTGTCCGAAAAGCTCACTAAGCATGACTTTATTATAATTCATTTAAACTGAGAAAGTTATATTATACATACCAGCAGAGCAACATATCTCAGCCTGGTGCTGTAATCATTTTGAATTGTGAATCATTGTCTATTGCGCTGAAAATGAGACAGGTGTTGTGATCGAAGGACTTGTATCCCCTGGCCGCGGAAGCGCGCGTGCACTCAAAGAAGCGGACTTTAACTGCAGCACTTCGAATTCAACTCAAGGAACAAACAGCGACGTGGAAGACACGACAAGGTTTTCCATAATAACAAGGGACTCATTTTATGTTTATAGTTTATTGCGTTGTTTAGTATTGTGGATTCATCGACAGTGTTTTCCAAAGTTCCATATTGCCATGCACCTTAGCTACAGGCCGACTGTGACTCTACATCACATGGAGGTTTATAAACAATGTTTTCCTTTAATCCAGGCTACCTCCATCTGTCCATTCTCTGAGAGTGTGGTCTGACAAAAATGCCCCGTCTTTGGCAACccgtccctccctgccctctaaagtgatttgtgttttaatttaatttagtttaatatGGCTTTTCAACCAACCACTTTGTTCACCTGTCTACTATATTAGTTACAGATgggatacacattatatcaggccgttttttcacctgatataatgttcaccccctcccctaacatgcaaagtctctgtctttccatcACGTGTGTTCTTTTGGTCACAATGAACAACCTGAGTTAATATGGAGATGTCTGCTCTTTTTCTAGAAAAAGTTACAGAggggatacacattatatcaggctGTTTTTTCACCTGATATAATGTATAATGTGCTGTGGTAGCATGAGGAGTGATGCATGGCAGAAAAAGGAATCTTGACAATTCGGCTTTCATGGTGTCCCCTTAGATTTTTCCCATTCCTTTCTTGAAAATATGGACTGCGGATTATACTATTCCTTTTGTTGAAGGATGAAAAGACCTAACATTATGTATTCGGTTTCACGAATGTATTGCTCTGAAACATTCCCCGTTATCTGTGATCACTTTCAATGGTGTTCCCAACATGCTAAAGATCTGGTGTCATTTCTCCATGGTAGCTTGTGCTGTGGCTGAGGTCATAGGGGACATGTCCATGAAGCTAaacgcaagttcagtcaggcaagaccgatccctgcactcgggcaTACTCCATAATGTTTCACTACTTACTCCCCCCACTAAGAAGGATCAATAATTCCCCATGaggtctaagctccaaacactTGCAGTACATTTATCATTTCtgtaaataaacatattttactCATCCCAGGTCTCTCCCGATTGAAATCGAGTGTGCATCCATTATCACTAGAAACCTATGCCAACGTATCTTCAATCTGTATCCTGGACTATGGTGCCTCCAGCCACTCCCAGGGTGCTGCAGGTGGTGACATGGTGTTTTTGTCTTCACACTTCTGCACCTTTTCCACATCTTGATCCATCCCAGGCCACCAGAAGTTGGATCTAGCTCTTCCTTTCATCCTCAACATGCCTGTGTTGGCTGGCATAATTTATCTGGCGCCCTAGAACATACATCCAGTACACACTCAGTTTTAATCTTCACTGATGATATGGCCTGAACTGAGCGAGGCCATACTCATGTACTTGGGCAATGCAACATATTTTATGTCCACCATTTTCTCGGTCTCGTCTAGGACATCTAACGTCAATGCTTGATTTGCTGTCCTTCCCGAGGAGTCTGCAGGGACTGGGAGTCTTCTAAAGTCATCAGCATGGTGCTTACTTGGTTTGCAAACAATATTGTTCTCATAAGCACTCAAGTGACAACCCATCTCTGCAGGATGGGTTTCTTGTCTTGTCTGCTTTCACACATGTGGTGGCTTTAGTGCCCTCTAAATTCACCAACTCCTTTTTTCAGGACATCTTCATGCTTTGTCACCACCGTCTGTGATGCCTCATCGTTACTTTAACCGTGTTAGATGCGTTTGACTTTGTCCGACTGTAACTTTAGTTATCGGAGCCACCCACTGCCGAGCaagccagctcctcctccccagagcgTCACCAGGAGAAGTCTCAAGTTTGATTGGGACTGGATTTCATTTTGGACTCTTTGTATGTTTCCATGTCTCTCTGAATGTCTTTTTAATCAAGCTGATGAGTGACATCAGGATGGGTTAATCAAATTACAAACACAGTTTTAGCATAACAAAGAAAACCACATGCGAAAGCCAGCATGTGATTCCCATTGACAATGAACGGGGAAATTCATTTTCGCCTCTGAAATCTCGCTTCTGTGGAAACTGCCCTGTTGACTTTTGTACACACATAGTTTTCATTCTTAAAGCTTTTTTACATTCAGAGCGAACTGAACTGAGGCTCCATATGCTTAAAGTTTGATCAGTTTACATGCTTTCCTCCATCAATAAAACCTATTTTAATGGCACTTTGGCAGCACATCACCACACTTAACCTCAAATAAAAAGGTGCAGACTCTCTTGACGGATTTAGCTTGAGCCTTTTAGTGACTTGATAGACCAAAATGCATTCCTCCAAATAAGCAGATTTAAACGTCCAGTATCTGTTTGTGCTGGGTCTCAGGTCACCTGTTCCTATTTTGGGAGGACAAAATAAGCGTTTCCAAAGAGATCTTAAGCTTTGGTGCCGTTTTGGATGGTGACTTGCAGCCCCATGAAGAATATTGACCTCTTTCTGATGCTTGGTGCATATTACGTAAAGAATGGGAGTTTATTGAAGCCCCTGTCACCAGAACATGGATTTGTCAAGACAGTTGTGGGTCTGACCCTATCTCACCCCTAGCTTTCTTAATTCTTCCATGTTGGAAGACATGTTAGGCTAGGAACATTTCTTTATCTTTTGGTGCTTCTGTAACCAAGGTGATTCAGTAATCATGCTGAGGTGATAATGGGAAACAGTAAACTAAGAAAGGACCAAAGGACTTAGCTTCAAGCTAATATTTAAGTACAGTAAGTTAATGTAATAAGACTGCATATTTGAACCTTCAGTCTTCTGCATAATCCCTTTGTTTTGAAACCAAAACACGGTATGCGATAACAATTTACTAAAGAGTGGGGATGATACAGTATTTAGAAAAGATTCATTGAATGAATAGTTTAAtacaaaaaatgttttcaaatatttttataaTTTAATATTCTTCTTTGTCCTTTGTTGAATTTGTTCTTTGTTGAATTTGTCCTTTGTTGAATTATTGTCCTTTATGTTGTATAAGTGAAGTCAATTCATAAGTTTTTCACAGAGCATTTGGTATTTTGTGGACAGTCTTCATTTAAGGATTTTTAATGACATGAAATGAAAATGATCACCCAGATTATTATAGCCAGTTCATAAAGATTGCTTGGATTCAGGTTAGCTGACTGACAAAATAGTAAGTGGAGATGACTTGGATTCCATTTGGTTTCACTCAAAGATGGGAAATAAAAACTATTATTGATTTGGAGAGTTGCACAGCTTCCTTGAGGTTTGAGTAGGAGGACACAGCAGCAATTGCGAGTGACGGGCATCTAAATTACTCGTTGAAAGCAGGCAACCAGCATTTGGCCAACTCTTTAATAGATCACCGGCTGCCCATTCTAAGCTTGTGAACACACTTTTTCAAAGGTGGACAAAGAGACAAGGTTTGGAGAGGGGTTGAGATGTGTGATTTAAAAAGATATGGCATATTTCTCTACAAATTACATTTCAACGTCAATTGCATGGGGttgtatatattttctttctggTCATAATGATCTGAAAATGTATATGAAATTGTTTGATGTATAACTTACATCAAAAAATTGAAATAGGCTTTTTGTATTTCTGGCTCATTGTATACAAAAACATTGAAATAGGCTTTCTCATTTCTGGCTCATTGTATACAAAGACCAGAGAAGGCCTTCTCTGGTCGTCTGTTGTGCTCCTGTTTATATAGTAATTCTACAGACGGGCTGCACTACACTGTTTCATTAACAATGGATTATGTCTCAAATATCAAACATGCATAACATTTATATAAAAAGTTCCATAGCTGTGTGTTACTTTTGTCACATACTGTAGCGTTCATCTAGTTATCATCTATTTATCCAATTAATAAAAAAGGGCATTGAATCTTTGTCACTGCATGACCCATTATAAGTATTTCATATACATTAATTGCAATCGACCGTCAagctttctgtgtgtctggtgtcttcTTTGTGCATTCCACAAGTACCACACCGTGTAGCCCGGTCCTGCTGATGCCATTGGCAGGATTTTGGAATGGACGCACACTCATTTTCACAACAAGCAGTTTGGTGAGCATCATCTTGCTTTTCACATTGAGTGACTCAGTACTGAGAGCAGGTATATGCATTCATCAGTACTCATCAGTAGCTTTTTTTATCTGTCACTCTGCATGCTACACACATGCTCATCCATGTAGAGGTAGTGAATACTGTTTCTGTAGGGAGGGACTTGCTCTGTCTAAATTGTTGGAGGTGACCCGCCTCACCCAATTTCTTGCTTATCACACCATATAGACAGGTCAATTTCCAGAGATGGACTGAGAAGTTAAGCCTAAAAAGCTATTAAGAACTTGAACCTGAAGGCGGACATGACATGTACTGCATTGCACAaacaacagtagcctactataCCATCTATACCAATTAGTCCCAGGTTTTTACTAAGTGGAGGACAGGGGGTGGTACATGAGGGGTTGTGGTttctgtctatgtgtctgtgttcttgtgtgtgcaaagaaagtgtgtgtgtgtgtatatgtgcatttGTGTACGGTTGTGTGGGCGTTTCTATTGAGTAGAATTTTCCTCACCTCTTCCTTCACCCTTGGAAGAGGTGTGCGACTCAATTGAACTGAATGCATGCATGAGATATAAGCAATCAAAGAAACACTGGTTAATAGGTGATTTCATCAGTGCAAAAAGTTACTATGTGTATGTCTTGAAAAGATTTCAGCATTTCTTAGTGTACGTTTGATCAAATCCTGTCTTGGTGAAAACCTAGCAGACCATGTTTTCCTGCGGTAGCTCACCTGGTTACCACTCAGTTTCCTGTCCACTTCAAAGCTAATATAGAGATGTTACCATGGCACTGCTGGTTTTATGTAACAAATTGCAGCTCAgatttgttttccatttgaaaacTTATATAAAGTAGTTTCCATGGCAATTAGAGTTGCGAAACAAATGGTTGTTCAGAGCCATGTGTGTTGCTTTGTCCCCATCAAGGTTCAACTTGGCTCTGGCCTTTGTCTAGTTTGGTTTGGTGAATGTGCTTTCTCTGTTTGTGAATTTATCATCAACAGACACTTCTGTACCTACTGTACGGCTTTCACaataacatatatatttttgttagaTCAATACTTGGGTGAACTTCAGGCAAAAGGTGTGGGCATCATACATTTTTGTTACAAAATTGGGATCTATTTGACCAATGGTTTGAACTTTTGGCAATTAAGTTCCTTTTTGTTTACAGATAACCACCCCAAAATCTTCCTAAACTTTACTGCAACAATGCACGGGCTAACAGCCCCCCCTTCTGGATCCTTTTGGTACCACTCTTCTACCTCTCTTTAAACAATAACAATGACCAGACGAGACAACAATAATGTATGTTCATGTAGTTGTATTTGATATGAAGTATACAAACAAGCACATGCCATTTTCCTTCTTAGCGACTAAAGCATGAGTGTTGATATGCTGGCCGGGTCTGGGATAATGGTAGAGGTAGCTGTGTTAGCCTTCTTAGTTGGCGGCCAGGATCTGGTCAGCCCAGGCGCGGAGCTCGGTGACGCGAGCGTAGACAGCAGGGGTAGAGGTGGAGCAGCGGCTGCTTCCCCAGGAGACAATACCGACCAGGGTCCACGCGTTGTCCTTCTCACAGACCAGGGGTCCACCAGAGTCACcctgagatagagagggggcaAGAAAAGGGTTAGACTCGTCAACCATGGGATACTAGGGAACACAGTTCAAGTctaaaaagaaagaatgaaaggagCAAATCTACAACGGAGGGAACACAAGGGGTACACAGGCAGACGGATTCAAAGAGGACAGGGTGTGAAGGTTTACGAAAGGCGTCTGTGAAGTAATGTATTCAGCTGTAAGTTTATatcatcatttagcagacctttttatccaaagcaacatacatggagggatttgaacctatgaCCTGCTGGTCTGCTGTCAAATGCTCGACTGAGTTACATCCATCTGCCCATGACAGTACAATTGAAGGAAAGGAGAAAAGAATGAAGCCCAGATCCTGTAGATGAGAGAGTGGGCTGGAAGAGCTCACCATGCAGGAGGTGGCTCCAGCTCCACCAGCGCAGATCATGACGTCGGAAATGTTGCTGCCCCAGTGCTTCTTACACGCCTCGTTGGACAGGAGGGGCAGGGAAGCCTGCTGCAGCAGGTTGGGAGTGTTGGGGGCTGGatgggtgagagaaagaaaaagagagatttaCCTCTGTTTTAGAGGCACTGAATGCGTATATATTTCTTTATACAGGGTGTTGGGTGACAGAAGCAGGGATCCTGAGGTTATGACTCGGCTGGCAAGGACTCACCGTTGTAGCGGGTCAGACCCCAGCCGGAGGTCACGCAGGTCATGCCAGGGGCAAAGACATCGCTGGACTCAGCCAGGCACACAGGGGACACGGTGCTGCCGAGGGTCACGGGCCTGGACAGTTTGATCAGGGTGATGTCGTTGTTGATGGTACTAGGGTTCCATTTGGGGTGAGTAAAGACCTTTGGGAGTAGGTAGATGAAGAAGAGGTGTGTTCAAGTGACAGTTTAAACGTAGTACACTAACACATGATACTAGTGAAGGATGGAGCTTTGATATCGTACAAAGAAGCAGTGGATAGATGGGACTCCAACAAAAGgctcttgtgtgtttgggatagGCTAGGGTTTTAGCTGTTCCTACATTTGATTGAAAGGTTCAGTCCACCTTCAAAGACGTAAGACCGCCTCAACCTTAAAAAGTAGTTATCGCTTGATGGTTCACTCAGGACGATGAAACCAAAGGTTTCAATTGGAAAATTACTGATTTACATGCACCTGCAATACTTGACATTTCTATCAGATACCAGGCCTAATAATTGATAGATGTCTCATGGATAGAGAGGCATTGTTGTATGCCTACCTTAGCAGGCTTGATGACCTGGATGGACTCAGTGTTGCTACCGCTGCCCTTGTTGTGCTCTCCCAGGATCACATTGTGAGAAGTCCTGAAATACAGCAAAGAAACCATGGACCCTTTCTCATAATATCAACTCATGTCAAGGGCCCAACTGCAAAATGTCCACCTTTCGAAATACTTTCATAACACACTTCATAATACTTTGTTTTCAGTTGCAGTAGTTTGTTTGGAGGTGAATATCTAGTAACATTTAGAAGCATGTATGCAGCTATAGTTTATCTGTACTTAAACCGTTCCTTGGCACTAGCCACTAAAATACAGTCATAACTGTACACTTCTAGTTCTTGACTGTCTGCTGAACTTACTACATGCAGTATTTGTAAGCTGCTTTGaatgaaagtgtctgctaaataaataaaatgttctaTGTAGATATGTATCTGCTAAACAGTATCTGAGGTGGCGTCCTCACCTGACGTTGCAGTGAGCGGCGGTGACAACCCAGTTCTCGTTGATCAGGGAACCTCCACAGAAGTGGAAGCCATTGGTTTGCTGAGGAAAAAGAAGATTGAAAGAGTTATGCTGGCTATAACTAGGCCTCTACTCAAAGATATACCTCTAAAAACAAATAACATTACTTCCAGAACAATTTTAgaccatgtgtttgtgtcaagTGAACAACTTATTGTAAGCACAATTTTgtcaaaaaagagaaagaacttGTTGTATCAGAGGGTGGCATTGACTGGAACTCACCTGCAGGGACACCTGCCAGGGCCAGGAGTGGGGCACGGCCTCCTCACCGTTGACGATGCGGGCATAGCCGGTCACCTCGGGAGAAATGGCCGGGGTGCCGCAGCCTGGAGAAAATGAAAAAGTGGAATTATGGCGTACACATGGGTATTTGACTGCATATCAAGAGGTCCTAGGTTTAAATCTACCCCCACATCTAATTTTGGATGAAATTGTCCCCTGAttgaatacttttttttacataactcTATTTGCTGATGTCTACCCTAATTCTTATATTCAATTTTGTTACGTTTGGATAAATACATAGGCCAGAATTTAAAAGCTGAAAGTAAAAAGCTAAAAAGGCCTTTTGTACACGAATGACAGTAAACTCCACAACAGCAAAACGCTTAGTAACAAGTTTACCATAGGCGGCGCTGACGAATGCGAGGCAAGACACAAACCAGAGGAAAGCCATTGTGAGAATGTACAGATCTGGGAGTAGGGGACCCTATTTATCCAAAAACCCTGTCCCTGGTCCGCCAATGGGGAGGCCAGAGTCTGTTTGGCAACTATCCGGCTCTGGGTGAACCTGGAAAACCTGTAGCAGCTGCTTATCAATGTTGGCCCATCAGATTATTCGCAGGATCTTCTCAGGAACACATTTTGTCCACATGTGGCTTGGTGCACCTTTCTGTGAACATTGGTCAGTACTCAGTTTCCTTCCACACTGACATCTTCAGTCATCTCAATAGAATAACGTAATGCTTTTATTCAGACTACAATCCTGACAGACATGATTGTGTTTTTATTGTCACTGCAGTATCACTAATGTGGGCCATGTTTTtctggtatatatatatatatatatgatatcaTATTTTGAATATGTTGTCTGTTGTGTAGTGTAATTAAAGTGGCATTTCATGACATTCCGAGTATTCTCATTGTATGACTTCTTTAGTTATCTGAACATTAGTAGGTATTCAATAGGTCACCACTTCATCTGTTTGATATTGCAATATTCCACAACCATTACTGTCAACACAATTCATTTCCTTACATGGTTACTTTTCTTATGTGAATATGCTTACATTTTAAATcttatgttttctgttatttacaTAATTatttcacatttacatgtattcatttatcagaCTTTTATTCCCAATATAATGTACAAAAGTCCACATGGTAAGCGCAGCAGACAATCAAGCATTTAGAATGCCCAGTTCTCTCACCATTATAGGGAGTTATGTCAAAGGACAATCTGTGTCGCAAGACCTGTTTTGTAAAATGTTGCACTGTTGAGTTGGGATGTTGatgcactgtgcctggtgaaATACAGACCGCTCCCTGGCACTAACCACGGAAATACTGTCCAACCAAacccttctgatccttgattattATTTGCACTATTTACGTAGATGTCTATGTgtatgaaagcatctgctatttaaatacaaatttaaatACCTCTAAAACTATTGAACCTGAAACTGCTTGCTTTCAATTTCAAAGAAATTTACTTGAACACTGAAGGTTCTGCCATTACAAAATGAAAACCCTTCAATCCATAGTATAGTATGAATGTTAAATATCAtgatttaaatgtattcatgttCTTAAAGTAATTGGTAGTATAGTGCAAAGTAATGTAGTAGTAAAATAATTCATAATGATGTGCTTTTTCTTGTTACTTTGTAAACCAATAAAGGCATGTGAGAAAATGGTCTATGGTGAGAAAGAGTGTctttgaacaaactgttcagtgATAATATGATCCTGAACATCAGAATAGCAAGGTTTGATTATGGTAGATGTAATGTCAGAAGTAACTTGTTGAAGGTCAATTGAAAGCCTTTGTGTTTGTAGGCTGTGGTCCTCCTGCCATCCAGCCTGTCATCTTTGGCTAAACAAATCAAGACAACAATGTTGCACACTCGGGAGTTACACTGTAGTCAAATGTCATAATCTGACCATGGGGTTCTATCATTAGGCTGTGGCTCACATGCCGGCCAGCCTGTCATCACCGGCTATGCCCGCATTGCCAACGGTGAGGAGGCCGTGCCCCACTCCATGCCGGGATCGTACGCCGGCGTCACTGAGCTCTGTGCCTGGGCTGACTAGGTCATTGCTGCCAACTAAAGGTGTACAAACTTGTTTGTACTACTTTGAAACCAGTGAAACAAGTTTCTAGTCAGTATTATTGTTTCCCTTTTTAACCAAGGGATTATCGTGAATGTtcctaaaataaaaaatgtacaatataaagATGTCTTGTATAAAATATTGTGTTAGACGTTGAAATGTGCAGATGTAAACATAGTATTATCTGAGTCATGACTAACCAAAAACCTGACCAAGGAAACACAGCGTACTGCAGTTAACTATTTGATTGAGGGTATGAAGGAGGAGCAGAAATGTTTTAGGGTCTTACCCCTCTGCACTTTTTGCAAAGGAATGACATAGCACAAATTGTCCATTGTTGGGACAATGACTAGGTTTGGTCCAAAATCAAATGCTTAAAGAAGCACATTCATCTAATAATTGAAGACTTAGTAGACAAAAGAAAGAATATGTAGTGGATATGGTGCTCCCACCACATCCACAACAGGCTTTTTTCATAATGAGGATTTTGCATGTACAATACAGTATGGGTAGCATTGCATATTTCTCAGGACAAGTCAATGTCCTGGGAATGGGTCAGGTGTGTGCTACAGTAGTGACCTTGTGTTGTGTACTTGTCTTATCAGTACAACACGTACAAGCATCAGTTAACATGTTAATACTTTAAAACTGTTTGGATGAAAatgtttaaaagaaaacattctCCTGAAGCCCTACCACAGTTATTGAATTGAATCTCAGTCCAAGAATCATAATTTGAGGAACCTTCCAGGCTGGAAAAAAGCTAGACTGTTTATCGCTTAGGTTGGAAACCAGTCCAGTTAAGTGTATTTTGCTACTGTTGCTGATCCTGACAGATTACTCACACACTCTACCCTGAGCAAGCATATTTTAAAGATACATTTAATTAAGCAAGACAAGTTACGACTGTACACTTGGGAACAATTGAAAAAATGAATTTCACTTACTCCTCAATGGTAAATATCAGAAAAGCATTGTGACTGCTAAGGCCATGGTCTATTTTTATGGAAAGGATGATGTAATCTTTCCATTGCAAGCTGTACAGTATCCCAGAAGTCAACAGATAAGATACGTCTGGCCCTCAGGTATAAAAGACCCTCAGAAAAGGAAATCCCACCAAGCTTCAAACATGGCCTGTCTCCTGATCCTTTCCTGCCTTGCCTTTGTTGGTGCTGCCTACGGTATAAGAACTTTAAGACTTTCTCTGGTTTTGTCACTGAGTGGTACTGCTTGTAATGTTCTTACACACCTTAATGCTCAAGGGATTTGCAGTCTTTGTAGTTTCTACTAGTAGCTATACAAATACGTTTTGTATGTCTTAATGTATGCTAACCAAATTTAGACAAATCAATACAACAATGTTGCACACTCAACATTGTTGCTCACTATAGTTCTACAGTAGTC
This window encodes:
- the ctrb.3 gene encoding serine protease, encoding MAFLWFVSCLAFVSAAYGCGTPAISPEVTGYARIVNGEEAVPHSWPWQVSLQQTNGFHFCGGSLINENWVVTAAHCNVRTSHNVILGEHNKGSGSNTESIQVIKPAKVFTHPKWNPSTINNDITLIKLSRPVTLGSTVSPVCLAESSDVFAPGMTCVTSGWGLTRYNAPNTPNLLQQASLPLLSNEACKKHWGSNISDVMICAGGAGATSCMGDSGGPLVCEKDNAWTLVGIVSWGSSRCSTSTPAVYARVTELRAWADQILAAN